CCTGCTGAAAACagagttttgtatttttgtgggCTATCTTTGTCtgacatttaaattagtttgatgatctgaaagatttaagtgtaacaaacaaaaacaaaaagcccaaaagaaaacaaccactAGGGgaacacacactttttttttacggCTCTGCAGCTCTTAACTGGGTCATGGCTGATGCATTCACAAAGCTATTCAGACGAAAGCTCACGTGAGCTGGTTATCTCCCCTTAAAAYGGAGGAAACTCTTGTCTTCAGGCTAATTTTGAACAACAGACTCAYGCTGTGGGACGTAAAGTCGTCGTGTGTGTTTTGGGTCCCCTGCCGAAGCAATCAGCATCTTCGTATTCAGCCATCACGTTCTCCAYTCATGGCAGTCTGGCCTCCGGGGCTAAAATKTWAATCTTTWTYATCATAAATAGGTACCTCTTTTGCATTTACCWAATCATTCTTCTATTCCTCTCATGGTCTCCTCACCTCTTTCTGCACAGGGGGATCAAAAAAGAGGTTTTGCTTTAATTACTTGACTACTTTTGTCACCGTCCGAGAAAGACGAAGGTGCATTCAGACGTCTACACATGACCACTGTCATGCGTTTCATGCATTTGTTCCCtggtatctgtgtgtgtgtttgcatgtgtgtgcgtgtgtgtgtgagattaATTTCCTCGGGAACTGCTTTAAACATTCAGCTGCGGTCAAATAGGCTGAATTAATTAAGCAGTGTTTGCTATTTTTGGACGAGTATGATGAAAAAAAGGAATGTTGcagactttgtaaaaaaaaaaaaaaaaaaaaaaaaccttgtcaTGGTGGGAATACACAGTCAGCGAATGTGTAATTAATAAACTCATCTGCCTTTCAAAGTAGttggggggaggaaaaaaagttaagCTCTGAGGAAAAGAAGCAGCAAAGAAACTGGAGCAAAACGTGAGCGGCTGGTTCACTGACACGTTTTGCTCAAAAAGGAAGTGGAGAGATGAAACGGGGTGTTCCCCTCTGTTCTTGCTYCTTCTCTTTCGTATCCTCTGCATCTCTGTTCCTAATGCTATAAAATTCAATGTGGCCCAGATTGATAGACTTGGTTAgcaattaatgcattttaaYGTGATTTTTCAGGTCAGTTCATATATAAGATGGCGATTCATTCACTAAGAAAAGTGACTGAAGTGCGTATTATAGTAGAATTACTTGTTTTCtaatactgaaataaacttGTTAGTCTGATGTTAGTCTTCACATAATCCTTCCATATTTATCTTAGCtatcaaccacaaacttcaacgtaTTGTAGGAAGTGAATTtgatagaccaaaacaaactttacaaaattatgaaggggaggaaaaatgaaaagtgtggcttgcataTGAGTTTGTGGCATTCCCAGTGACAACTCCCCTTTCAGTCTGCTATTTCTAAATATAGCACAGGGAAATTTTGTGGCTACAAAAGTCATCTATTGCGTACTTTAATCTTTCTTGTCAGTGAAGGCCTTAGAGAACATTATAGagaaggaacacagcagacatgtcGGGGGATAAAGATCTGGAGGCGCTTAGGCCTGGGTGACgttataaaacatttcacagatGTTAAAGATGCAGCCAGGAAACCCTTGTTATGAAAGCATGTTTTGTGTCTGTAACTCTAATAAGAGATACRAAGTGATTCAACAGGACAACAAGCCAATTCAGAAAACCTTAATTTAGCAGCTTTTGCTACTAACAGATGTGCAATAATGGGTCATTTTTCTCACTTACTCATTCAAAAAGTTGACTAATTGGGGGCTTCTGTTTAATTCgaacttattttaaatctgctttctaAAACTATGTGAAGGTCAGGTTTTGTTGCTCGATACAGAAATGTAGGGAACTCAAATAACTGTCTGTGTTCTTGTGNCTCATGGTCTCCTCACCTCTTTCTGCACAGGGGGATCAAAAAAGAGGTTTTGCTTTAATTACTTGACTACTTTTGTCACCGTCCGAGAAAGACGAAGGTGCATTCAGACGTCTACACATGACCACTGTCATGCGTTTCATGCATTTGTTCCCtggtatctgtgtgtgtgtttgcatgtgtgtgcgtgtgtgtgtgagattaATTTCCTCGGGAACTGCTTTAAACATTCAGCTGCGGTCAAATAGGCTGAATTAATTAAGCAGTGTTTGCTATTTTTGGACGAGtatgatgaaaaaaaaggaatgttgcagactttgtaaaaaaaaaaaaaaaaaaaaaaaaccttgtcaTGGTGGGAATACACAGTCAGCGAATGTGTAATTAATAAACTCATCTGCCTTTCAAAGTAGttggggggaggaaaaaaagttaagCTCTGAGGAAAAGAAGCAGCAAAGAAACTGGAGCAAAACGTGAGCGGCTGGTTCACTGACACGTTTTGCTCAAAAAGGAAGTGGAGAGATGAAACGGGGTGTTCCCCTCTGTTCTTGCTYCTTCTCTTTCGTATCCTCTGCATCTCTGTTCCTAATGCTATAAAATTCAATGTGGCCCAGATTGATAGACTTGGTTAgcaattaatgcattttaaYGTGATTTTTCAGGTCAGTTCATATATAAGATGGCGATTCATTCACTAAGAAAAGTGACTGAAGTGCGTATTATAGTAGAATTACTTGTTTTCtaatactgaaataaacttGTTAGTCTGATGTTAGTCTTCACATAATCCTTCCATATTTATCTTAGCtatcaaccacaaacttcaacgtaTTGTAGGAAGTGAATTtgatagaccaaaacaaactttacaaaattatgaaggggaggaaaaatgaaaagtgtggcttgcataTGAGTTTGTGGCATTCCCAGTGACAACTCCCCTTTCAGTCTGCTATTTCTAAATATAGCACAGGGAAATTTTGTGGCTACAAAAGTCATCTATTGCGTACTTTAATCTTTCTTGTCAGTGAAGGCCTTAGAGAACATTATAGagaaggaacacagcagacatgtcGGGGGATAAAGATCTGGAGGCGCTTAGGCCTGGGTGACgttataaaacatttcacagatGTTAAAGATGCAGCCAGGAAACCCTTGTTATGAAAGCATGTTTTGTGTCTGTAACTCTAATAAGAGATACRAAGTGATTCAACAGGACAACAAGCCAATTCAGAAAACCTTAATTTAGCAGCTTTTGCTACTAACAGATGTGCAATAATGGGTCATTTTTCTCACTTACTCATTCAAAAAGTTGACTAATTGGGGGCTTCTGTTTAATTCgaacttattttaaatctgctttctaAAACTATGTGAAGGTCAGGTTTTGTTGCTCGATACAGAAATGTAGGGAACTCAAATAACTGTCTGTGTTCTTGTGRGTACACTTCCATCACTTTAACTGACTGATATTAAATACTTGCTTTTTTGGCAACTCATGCCGTTACATCTTACATGACACTTTACTACTTTATCTAATTGACcatttgtttaatgttttttttttttttttttgccacaagcTGCCAAACAGCAAAGGAAAAGAGAATCAACGCTGACAAGTCCTGTGAAAAGACTAAGAGCCAAAAGGGAAAAACATCAATAGAGtgtgttttgtcctttttaatgGGGAGCCAGATATAAAAAGCctggcagcagctggaggaggagagagacgaGGAAGGAGAGGCAGAGCAGGAAGTAAAAATGGGCCAGTGTGTCTGGCTGCCGAAGGGTTCTCCCGTGGGACGGGGGAAGGGGRACAGGACAGCCGGGTGGAGGTTCCCACAGTCACACACTAACACAGTCCAGTTTTTATTGGGCCAATAGCACAGGGAAACCCCMAAAAAACTAGAGCTAACATTACGCAATAACTCGCCCGTGCACCACCTTTGTTCTTCCTTTACATTATAGTACAAGTAATcctcaataaatcaaaataacatCAAAAAGGTCATCGATTTGACTAGTCAAGTTCCACAAGCAAAGTCATTACATGAACACTAAGATGTACATTTGAATTGATTCAAGCTAATTTAATTGATTGCGGCttacacagaaagaaaacaaagcaaaaaaaaaaaaaaaaagcaaaagcaggttttaaataagtttgaatgtcacataaaaaaaaagatccttaTTAGAGAAATGTTACAACAAACATAATCACAGGGACGCCTGCTAATTTGATCACAGTTGATCAAAAGTTCAGGTGTGYGCCAGTTTCCTGACTAATACGACGAGAtcctttttagtttttctaaMCTCGCTACACACTACGGCCTCAGCTGGAGGATGTAAATGAGCAAATGTCAGTAAAATCCTCAAACTGCTGAACTACATTTCATGTTCTTTAGATTCACAATGATTCAGGCGACCTTTGAACTCTAGAAAACTGAAtcctgaagttaaatcaaaagGACTTTTTATACAGTATATGTAAGTAGTTTTCCTCTAGCRCATTTGTttgataaaaggttttaaaaaaagtctgagtgtttaatttattgtcaaCTTTTTTACGTCTCAAACGGCAGGTGTTTGAGATCCACTGTACATTTTCAGCTCTTCATGAAACATATTGCNtttttttttttaaactacaaaatGCCAACAAATGCTTGGGAAGACTTCCCTTAAGAACAGCAGCTcatgactgctgctgctgcagggagcTGGCGGTTCAGAGGGATGCAAAAGAGCCGTGTCGTGACTCGGCTCAAACACAAATTGAGCGGAATGAGCTCTCRGCATATTTATAAAAGCATACGGCTGACCTTTTGAGTCGCATGATCTGCCACATAACACCCATAAAACAAATCACCGAGGGCCAAACGATGCTCCCAGAGGACATGATGGAGGTGGCGGTGCTTGAGAAGAGGAGTgattgaattatgtttttactgTGTGAAGCATTTTGAGCTGCCTTGTTACTAAAATGcgctgcacaaataaacttgacttgacttgactgAAAAAGTTAGAGCGAGTGAAACACWGAGCATGCAATAGATTATTGCTGTGGGCAACAAAGCAAGGAGGACAATTACTTTTGGGAGAAACGGGAAAAWaaataaataaataaaatcggGCTTCTGTTTCCTCACCAATATAAAAGcacatgaaggaaaaaaaaagtttatgacTCGAGATCAGgtgagagaaaaatgaacaaataccTGAAAGACAGgatttgtatttaaacaatGGCAAACCTCTCATGCCTGCGTGAGGCTTGTGCTTTGCTCTGTGGTTACATAACCTTAAGTCCAGGCAAGTTAAATCTCTCAGTAGGGTCTCTGCCACTGCACATCAGTCAGTCCCTCCGAGGCAGCTGGAAACCTAAAGTAAACCACTTCTCATTTTTAATACCTTCACATAAGCAcagaacacaaaaaaactattgcAAAGTGAAACTGAAGGAAAGCGTCAGAAATCCTCTCCTCGTTCGTGTGCAGACATATCCAGCCTCCATCTATCCACAGGGTAATGAATCCATCAAATGTTTGCACATCCCAGTGCAGCAGCGCTGCTGAAGCCTCTCTGGTCGATATAAAAGCTGGAGCCATTTTAGACTTACATAAGCACCCTCCCTGTTGTCCAGGTTAGATGCGCTCCAAACTGTTTCTGAACCCACCTGCTTAGGTAGCCAGGCTGCTACACCCCTAttgtcaccatggaaaccaggtGGCAGCCATAAAACATGGTGCaaacacagttttgtttgtctgtATGTCGTAAAAGGAAAAGGTAATGAGATAAGAGTTAGTGTTACGGCCACATTTACAGCAGCCCTCCACCGCCTTCGCcacgcagctcctccagactagtggcagcagcaattagtaaacacctggtggagctgcgcatctgctgagctcgtcatgcaaactacttctcagtccaacgctcCTAAGAACGGCTGCAAACAACATAATGGAGATGCCCTGTGGTGACATTGTGCTGATgtagcttcttaaagagacagaggcaatttcaaggcatcaagtTGTGAAACAAACTTTCTTACATTGTGTTTGATACATACaggcatttttataataactagAGTRATTATTCTATTAAAAggcctgaaaaatacataccTCTTAACTAAAGTGTTTCTTTTACATCTACTGtatgtttttcccttttaagCAGAGTTTCAGTAATCCACAACTTTGAGCTGCTTCATTTAGCTCATTACTATTGTAAGTCAattaaatatgtataattttatccagctaaaaaataaaaaagtaaactaTACAGTGAGATTGTTCTGCTAAACAACAGCGCTAAAGCTGACCAAACCATGACGTTGCTCCAACAAGCTAACCGTGGAAGGAAAGAGCAGCCTTCAGAAAAATCACGTCTTCTCTCCCCAAGTCTTAAAAATAGGCGTTAATTAGATCTTGGTGgggaattaaaaataaatgatttctaCTTTATTAATGCGATCCCCTCCCCTCCAGTCAGAAGTCCTCCTCCCTGTCTGCACGCATGGCTGTGTGCGCCGTTAATGGGTTATATTTAAGCAGCAGGCGAGCACATGACCCGACACCCAGTATCGTGTGTCTTGAACAAATAACACGCAGGGGTGGGCCGTTTCTTGTTGGCGGAAGCACATGTGTGCACAAATGCTTTTTGACAGCCATGCGAGACGTGGCATGAAGCACCTTGAAGCTTCTGTGTCGAACATAAAACCGACACCAGCAGCACACGAGAGGACGACKCCGACACACCGATGGAGTTTTAACGCCTTCTCAACAGGCAGGATGCTGCGGCACTCAGGTGTCAGATTGAGGCatgatggtttgttttgcaaattgcTTAAACGTGGCAAACTCAAACTGCAACGCAAACACTGGAGCTGAATGTGAGCCTGCAGAGATATCGGTCTGCGATATSAAGACCGAAACCTCTGACACACACAGGAGGGGATTCACAACAGGTCATGGATAACTATCCACTGCTGGATGGTTACTTTTTTTAGTACTATTACTATTTAAGagctttttgaactttttctacTCATTCTATTAAGATCTCAAACCtcaatgttttgattttatgctaTGAACCAACTCAAGGTAGAGAATAAATGTGGGGAGGAagtatttacataattttcacACAGTTTCATTGgtcaaaagttacattttggtctGATCTAAACCAAGTGCCTTATATTCTATATATTTGCTGTGGCCTCTATGTATTTTGTGGTCTTCTTGTCTCTTTGCCAAAGCCAGATCTGTGGATTTTATAACTTATAGTTGTGATGTCAAAATATTCTTCTACCTAAGCTGTGGATCTGTGCACTTTTGGAGAATCATAGTAAATGGAATGAATTCACACACGGcacatttttctggtttttttctcttaagtTAGAAGAACATGCATTCATTTTTTGTATATCTATGCACAAATATTAGCTATTACCtataatttcttttacatttttgagatGCATTAACCATATGCCAATGCTAAATTAGTAATTTTGTAAACAGTGGTTTCCCTGAAATGATTCTTTTAATATAACGCCAGCATCTCATGTTTTTAtgccaacttttaaaaaatttatggaaaaaatacaatttataaaattaataaaatttatgGAAAAACGCTGAAATGTTTGCATCAGGAAGAGAAAATTAACCCTCAAACGGTTGCCTGTTTTTTCAGCTGCGACTTGTTCACTTTTTACTAAACCTAACCTAAAACTATGCTTAAGGCAACTATTTGGTTTCTGGTTAGCCAGATACAGTTGAGTtttgttagcaaaaaaaaaaaaaaccccacaatcCTAAAAACATCTGTTGAAATTTTACAAGAAGCAGTCCTGATCACAATCACATgaatttgcagaaatatttacatagtAGCAACAGCATGtataaaagtttacaaaagctaaaatattaaaaatactaaaaactgagataaaagtgtgtttaaaattattttcaacactGAAAGTAATGAATCTGTcacttctgcttctgcttcagTAGGCtaagacataaaatattacTGAGATTAATGtccacatttcagcaacatcaTAAGTTAATATTACACAGGAAGTCATTATCCTCTTCATCTTGAGGGGTGGGACAGCTGGCGGGTTGGGATTTGGGTTCCTCCAGAAGCCTCTGCTCCAGTGCCGCATCTTCCGGGCTGAGCTGCTCTCCTTTGGTCATTACGTACACAAAATACTCAAAGCCCTCCCCGTAACTGTCGTGTCTGACTGACCAGTTGTACGCRGTGCGTGCGTAGAGGCGTTTCCTGAAGAAGGGCTGCGCGAACGTGATGGAGACGAAGCGGCCTCCGGGTTTCAAGCAGCGACTTATCTAAGAGAAGAGCMGAGAAAGGGAAGGaagaaacatggaaaacaaattagttCATGGGAATTCTGCTCCACTAATCATCCACTTGGTGCAGAATTATAAAAACCTGCGASGAAAGCTGCAGATATTATTAATATCATTATGGACCAtcagtgcttttaaaaaatRTGCCCTCAGTCAGGATAAACCACTGGTTTGTTGCTCAGTAAACCTGTGTGAGAAACAAGCCTCATCCAGATCTGACTCATACCTACTTGCCACTATGCTTAAAATTAAATCGGCACGCTGCATCCACAGCATCTAccaaatgtcaaattatttaaaactccAACCTCTTAAAGCAGGTGCCTGTCCAACGTAGCCGTCTTAATTTGAGGTGCAAACAGGTCATCCTGCTGAGACACTAATCCGCTGCTTAGTCATGCAGACTATTAACTCACAAAAACGCCGCTGTGTTTATACTTCTTGAAGGAACTCCAGAGCTAAAAACAGGATTACAGTATACAAACACACTCGcacgttcacacacacacgcagggtTTAAGCGCTGACAGATACAAAGATTTAGTCAGACTTTGGCAGCAAGTGTCTCCAGAGACAGAGTGTGAGTGGGAGTGAGGGGACAGGACATGAAGAACACCGAGCCGAGCGCAACAAAGTTTTTATGTTCTATAACCGGTTTTCRCTCATTAGCTCTTGCTAATATCCAGACAAACATGCCGGAATATTACGCGGAGTTGCTCCATCGAACATTGAATTACAGAAAACTGACAGTGTGAGAAGAAACTGCCAGTGTGGTACAGCAAACTGTGGCAAGCTGTGGAAAAGTTTCATGGATCATAGatgaagaaaagtaaaatgtgatCTAAAATATAACAGTGAGGAGCAGCAACCATCCCMGAGAACATTTCTTGCTCTTTTATTCAAAGACATGATCTTTTTGATGGTGAGAGGATGAGCATTGATTGATGTGCAGCACAGATCAATCAGCCATAAGGTTCTGTTTGTAGCTGCTCCTAATCTATGATGTGATGGCTTAGGWTACCATGCTCTCCATGGCcctagaataataaaaaaagactttgcgTAGCCAAACTTCCTCTGCAGGTGcagctgcttttttgtttcGGTTTTGATGATTTCAATAAATGTAAGGTCTTCAGAGATAACAACAGCCAGGTATTTGAAGGTAGCCATCCTCTCTACTACAACACTGCTGATGTCGAGGCGCGTGCAGAAAAACTGTCGCTCTTTACTAAAGTCCAACACCRGCTCCTGAGTTTTGCCRACRTTCATTTGGYGACAGACATTCTGATGATAGGTCCTTCATTTCTTTCAGATTCagtctcataattttatttttaagatatgAAACTTCACAGGTGTGTCATCAGCAAATCTGATGAGGAGTTAGTCAAAAGTGCACATGGTATAGAGCAGCAGACCAAGTACATACCCTTGTGGGACTCCAGTGCTGACGTTCATAGAGTTGAGGATTGAGCAGCTTGTTACAAACCTCGCAGGAATAGAAAATACTCTGCTTTTCACCAAGgatcatttcaataatttataaacttttttattgaGCTTTCTTATTACCATTActacatttaaatttgaaaaggGACTGCCTTATCTCTGGAAGCTGGTGCAAAGACGAGCAAGAGGCTTTTGACAAACCAGTAAGAAAATTGagtttggaaataaaagccTGTAATATTAATGTGCATTTCAGTGCAAATGAAAACTACTGCCTACATGACATGGCGAAGGAGTGCAAATTAAGAATTTAACTCAACAGGCAACAGGTTGTACCCATCTGGTCCAGGCTGGAACAACAATGGTTGTTTAAATGGTAATTATATTTTACTGGTCATCCTGGAGTCCTTTTTTGGTGACAACATATAGATTTGCAATTACATTGGTATTTAAATTTGAGCTTCATCTGAAAATTGAAAACCACACAACCAAAcatcaatgacaaaaaataactattgagttttttttgttgttgttgtttttcccagCTTCTGTGAGATCGTCATGGCAAAGCCATCACGGCAAAGCCATCACGGCAAAGCTACGAGGTCAGAATGACGAGGCGGAGTGTTTTTCTACAGAAGAGATGCTGTGAAGTAGAGCAGCTTCAACATCACCATGCCGAATGTGTCTTTGGAGTGAAGCGTGGCTCTGAAACGAGCACATGTATCCTGCTCTTCTTGAGTGATTCATATCCACCAGCAAGAAGGCCgaacataaattatttacctTCTGCAGCGACATGGAAGTACTGCAAGAGGGAGGCTGGATAAGGTTTGGATAAGATATAagtcaaattaaattacacagaaaCAGGAGAACGACGAGCCATCTGTCttaatcaatttctttcaatgaGAATATGGAGGTTGATCGCAACACACTTAAGAGTGCTGAAGCGATAGCAGAGTTTTAAACATCATATATAGTCCACTGCTTATAATCACGAGAACAAACATTCTctcacatttgaaataatttgtgtACAAAGTAAAGATGGCTGCAGCATTTAAACAAACCTTCATTGAATCGGCAAATTTCAAAGGAAGATGAAGCACATAATCCTGACTCCAGTCGTCATTCATAAATCTGATCTGTTTGTCTGGAGTCCAAACCGCTGCGTTGCGTCACTGATAAGTGAAGAACTAATGTCACTGGAACTGATCAACACACTAAACCACGGCAAACAAATCAGATGGAACCATTGCTAGTGGGCTAACGACGTAATCGCACCGTTAGCATCTCGGCTACTAAAAGCAGACAGCTCATAACCATGAGCCCGACATTTCTATATGGTGGCAGCGTCATTCTTTTCCTCAGCAGGGCGATGATGCCAGTCAGACTGATAGGAAAACGGATTGAGCTGATTACATGACAACCCTCCTTACTGAAATGGAGGTTGACTTTCCAGTAGGAGAACATCAAACATGCAGCCAACTCAAGTGTTATCAAAGTCCAAGCTTGAGTCCAATTGAGAGGGCGTGCCAAAACTASAAAATAAAAGTMTTTTTTGGAATGGTCAGTGTATGCATGAATGATCCAAACATTTCTGTGGTTAGAAATATAGCGACAGATGCTACATCAAACCCAAATACTAAAACACGTCCGTTAAACCCAAAGCCAGTTTTCAGTCCGGCCACTTTAATCAGATATCTGCAATGTGATCTAGTGAGTCACAGGGCTCTTCCCAGACCGCAGAGGAAACTACTCTGTGAATGCTTAATGAAaaccccaacacacacagaagcataaacacacaaaggcacacacacacacaYAGCTTCCTGACCTTTGCTGAATTATTCAGCGTGGTGTCGGAAGCCTGCGTCGAAGTGACCTCACCTGTCTTGGGTATAACACAACAAAGAGGAAACACGAGATCTGGTGTTAAGTTTCACATCAGAAATCCCTGGTGATCTAATTAACACTCTGCTCTTAAGGGAAGTTtgagagacttttttttttttttttactttgttgtctCCCTCAACAAGGAGACCAGGAGCAGAAGTCGGTCTTCCTCAAGCTTTTTTATACTAGAAAACTGTAAGCACATATTCCTGCTGCATCACCTACAGCTCTAAGGACAGCTTTGTCCTTTAGGTCATGACCCTCGGAGGTTAAATCCTGTTCAGCTTAGcgataaataattaaacactgCATNNNNNNNNNNNNNNNNNNNNNNNNNNNNNNNNNNNNNNNNNNNNNNNNNNNNNNNNNNNNNNNNNNNNNNNNNNNNNNNNNNNNNNNNNNNNNNNNNNNNNNNNNNNNNNNNNNNNNNNNNNNNNNNNNNNNNNNNNNNNNNNNNNNNNNNNNNNNNNNNNNNNNNNNNNNNNNNNNNNNNNNNNNNNNNNNNNNNNNNNNNNNNNNNNNNNNNNNNNNNNNNNNNNNNNNNNNNNNNNNNNNNNNNNNNNNNNNNNNNNNNNNNNNNNNNNNNNNNNNNNNNNNNNNNNNNNNNNNNNNNNNNNNNNNNNNNNNNNNNNNNNNNNNNNNNNNNNNNNNNNNNNNNNNNNNNNNNNNNNNNNNNNNNNNNNNNNNNNNNNNNNNNNNNNNNNNNNNNNNNNNNNNNNNNNNNNNNNNNNNNNNNNNNNNNNNNNNNNNNNNNNNNNNNNNNNNNNNNNNNNNNNNNNNNNNNNNNNNNNNNNNNNNNNNNNNNNNNNNNNNNNNNNNNNNNNNNNNNNNNNNNNNNNNNNNNNNNNNNNNNNNNNNNNNNNNNNNNNNNNNNNNNNNNNNNNNNNNNNNNNNNNNNNNNNNNNNNNNNNNNNNNNNNNNNNNNNNNNNNNNNNNNNNNNNNNNNNNNNNNNNNNNNNNNNNNNNNNNNNNNNNNNNNNNNNNNNNNNNNNNNNNNNNNNNNNNNNNNNNNNNNNNNNNNNNNNNNNNNNNNNNNNNNNNNNNNNNNNNNNNNNNNNNNNNNNNNNNNNNNNNNNNNNNNNNNNNNNNNNNNNNNNNNNNNNNNNNNNNNNNNNNNNNNNNNNNNNNNNNNNNNNNNNNNNNNNNNNNNNNNN
The Poecilia reticulata strain Guanapo linkage group LG17, Guppy_female_1.0+MT, whole genome shotgun sequence DNA segment above includes these coding regions:
- the LOC103479378 gene encoding methyltransferase-like protein 13, producing the protein MYGAGYRAITNIDYSSVCIGAMSARYSSCPGMTWHQMDVRQLSFADASFDAILEKATLDAIMVEEKSPWEVSPETSSFIHQALIEISRCLKPGGRFVSITFAQPFFRKRLYARTAYNWSVRHDSYGEGFEYFVYVMTKGEQLSPEDAALEQRLLEEPKSQPASCPTPQDEEDNDFLCNINL